The Microcebus murinus isolate Inina chromosome 26, M.murinus_Inina_mat1.0, whole genome shotgun sequence genome contains a region encoding:
- the LOC142864722 gene encoding large ribosomal subunit protein eL39-like yields the protein MSSHKTFRVKRFLAKKQKQNHPIPQWIRMKTGNKIRYNSKRRHWRKTKLVL from the coding sequence ATGTCTTCTCACAAGACTTTCAGAGTCAAGCGTTTTCTGGccaagaaacagaagcaaaaccatcCCATTCCCCAATGGATTCGTATGAAAACTGGCAATAAAATCAGGTACAATTCCAAGAGGAGACACTGGAGAAAAACCAAGCTGGTTCTATAA